Proteins encoded by one window of Candidatus Brocadia sp.:
- a CDS encoding pyridoxine 5'-phosphate synthase gives MIKLGVNIDHVATIRQARKTFEPDPVTAASLAILGGADIITVHLREDRRHIQDRDVRLLRETVFTKLNLEMSVAREIVDIAIETKPEQVTLVPEKRQEVTTEGGLDVVSQKKVLVDVVKRFRDAGILVSLFIDPEENQISAAREVGVQYIELHTGNYANATDDISRSNMVEKLQMGMKAAQKLGLRVNAGHGLTYQNVGLLVESLDAEELHIGHSIVSRAVFTGIRKAVSEMKELIFRHSLEKQTYHH, from the coding sequence ATGATAAAGTTGGGAGTAAATATAGACCATGTTGCTACAATACGGCAGGCGCGAAAGACATTCGAACCAGACCCGGTGACGGCGGCATCTCTGGCAATCCTTGGGGGTGCAGATATCATCACGGTTCATCTGAGAGAAGATAGAAGGCATATACAGGACCGTGATGTGAGATTGCTGCGGGAAACGGTATTTACCAAGTTGAATCTCGAGATGTCCGTTGCACGGGAGATTGTAGATATTGCAATTGAAACAAAACCGGAGCAGGTAACCCTTGTGCCCGAAAAAAGGCAGGAAGTTACAACCGAGGGGGGGTTAGATGTTGTTTCTCAAAAGAAGGTACTTGTGGATGTCGTCAAAAGATTCAGGGATGCCGGTATTCTCGTTAGTCTTTTTATTGACCCGGAGGAAAATCAGATATCTGCGGCAAGGGAAGTAGGTGTACAGTATATTGAACTCCATACGGGAAATTATGCAAATGCAACTGATGATATTTCCAGAAGTAACATGGTTGAAAAACTTCAGATGGGCATGAAGGCCGCTCAAAAGTTAGGATTACGGGTAAATGCGGGACATGGTCTGACGTATCAGAACGTTGGATTGCTCGTAGAATCCCTGGATGCTGAAGAATTGCATATTGGGCACAGCATTGTGTCACGGGCAGTCTTTACAGGGATCCGGAAGGCAGTTTCAGAGATGAAGGAGTTGATTTTCAGGCATTCCTTAGAAAAACAGACTTACCATCATTGA